The Nostoc sp. 'Lobaria pulmonaria (5183) cyanobiont' genome window below encodes:
- a CDS encoding ATP-binding protein, which produces MPTFFNYPFHSNGFVPHGHCYLWQTGLVSLHIISDATIALAYYSIPFLLVYFISKRKDVPFNGVFLLFGAFIIACGTGHLMDIWTLWHPDYWIAGSLKALTAIISIYTAFALFYLMPQALTLPSPAQLEAINRVLSTEIVERKRIEKELRLAEEAAQNSSQAKSEFLANMSHELRTPLNGILGYTQILQRTESLTEKGRKGVSIIYQCGSHLLTLINDVLDLSKIEARKLELYPVDFYLPAFIDSVAEICRIRAEQKVIAFNIELDPDLPTGIHADEKRLRQVLINLLSNAIKFTHQGSVIFKVQVIGQESNAYGQTYYKIRFQVVDTGTGISPEEAEKIFQPFEQVGNQKRQSEGTGLGLAISQKIVLLMGGQIQVKSEFGKGSTFWFEAKLPESKDWAKVSRVVEQGTIIAYQGQRRTILIADDKWENRSVIVNLLEPVGFTVVEASQGEEAWEQALAHKPDLIITDLVMPILNGFELIERLRQPGLFKELAIIASSASVFAIDQHKSIDVGADAFLPKPIEAETLLEMLRQFLHLEWIFDVKVDAIKKTYTGGLDQQNEMIYPAQEVLQELLELTEDGDVQKILELAEELSVSDQQLSFFTQQIVQLASNFQLKRLETFIQQYID; this is translated from the coding sequence ATGCCGACATTTTTCAACTATCCTTTCCACTCCAACGGTTTTGTTCCCCACGGACATTGTTATCTCTGGCAAACTGGATTAGTTTCGCTCCACATTATTTCTGATGCCACGATCGCTCTAGCCTATTATTCTATTCCCTTCCTACTGGTTTACTTTATTTCCAAGCGTAAAGACGTTCCTTTCAATGGAGTCTTTTTGTTATTTGGTGCTTTTATCATTGCCTGCGGTACTGGACACTTGATGGATATTTGGACGCTTTGGCATCCAGACTATTGGATTGCAGGTAGTTTAAAAGCTCTAACTGCCATTATTTCGATATATACCGCATTTGCGTTATTTTATCTCATGCCTCAAGCTCTGACGCTACCCAGCCCAGCCCAGTTAGAAGCTATCAATCGAGTCCTTTCAACTGAAATTGTCGAGCGTAAGCGTATCGAAAAAGAATTACGCCTTGCAGAGGAAGCCGCTCAAAACTCCAGCCAAGCCAAAAGTGAATTTCTCGCCAATATGAGCCATGAATTACGCACACCTCTCAACGGGATTCTCGGCTATACACAAATTCTCCAACGTACAGAATCTTTGACTGAAAAAGGACGTAAAGGAGTCAGCATCATTTATCAATGTGGTTCTCATCTTTTAACCCTAATTAATGATGTGCTGGATCTCTCCAAAATAGAAGCCCGGAAACTAGAATTGTATCCTGTTGATTTCTACTTGCCTGCCTTTATAGATAGCGTGGCTGAAATTTGCCGCATCCGGGCAGAACAAAAGGTGATCGCATTTAACATTGAACTCGATCCTGATTTGCCAACGGGTATTCATGCTGATGAAAAACGCTTGCGGCAAGTATTGATTAACTTGCTTAGTAATGCAATTAAATTTACTCATCAAGGCAGTGTCATCTTCAAAGTTCAGGTGATTGGTCAAGAATCAAACGCCTATGGACAAACTTACTACAAAATTCGCTTTCAAGTAGTAGATACCGGTACGGGTATAAGCCCTGAAGAAGCAGAGAAAATCTTCCAGCCCTTTGAACAAGTAGGAAATCAAAAACGACAATCTGAAGGTACAGGCTTGGGATTAGCAATTAGCCAAAAAATTGTTTTGTTAATGGGTGGTCAAATTCAGGTGAAAAGTGAATTTGGCAAAGGTAGTACTTTTTGGTTTGAGGCAAAATTGCCAGAATCTAAAGATTGGGCCAAGGTTTCTAGAGTGGTTGAGCAGGGAACCATTATTGCTTATCAAGGACAAAGACGCACTATTTTGATTGCAGATGACAAATGGGAAAATAGATCGGTAATTGTAAATTTATTAGAGCCTGTTGGGTTTACTGTTGTAGAAGCTAGCCAGGGTGAGGAAGCATGGGAACAGGCTCTAGCCCACAAACCAGACTTGATTATCACTGACCTCGTGATGCCTATATTGAATGGATTTGAGTTGATCGAGCGTTTGCGTCAGCCTGGGCTATTTAAAGAACTTGCTATCATCGCTTCGTCAGCTAGCGTGTTTGCAATCGACCAGCACAAGAGTATTGATGTCGGTGCAGATGCATTTTTACCAAAGCCTATAGAAGCTGAGACGCTGCTGGAAATGCTACGACAATTTTTGCATCTAGAATGGATTTTTGATGTTAAGGTAGACGCAATCAAAAAAACCTATACAGGTGGTTTAGATCAACAAAATGAGATGATTTATCCTGCCCAAGAGGTTTTACAAGAGTTACTCGAACTGACAGAAGACGGTGATGTTCAAAAAATATTGGAACTGGCTGAGGAACTTTCTGTATCCGATCAGCAGTTAAGCTTTTTTACCCAGCAAATCGTCCAGCTTGCTAGTAATTTCCAACTCAAACGTTTGGAAACTTTTATTCAACAATACATCGATTAA
- the petN gene encoding cytochrome b6-f complex subunit PetN, whose protein sequence is MEILTLGWVALLVVFTWSIAMVVWGRNGL, encoded by the coding sequence ATGGAGATTTTGACACTAGGTTGGGTAGCGTTGTTAGTTGTGTTCACTTGGTCAATTGCAATGGTAGTGTGGGGACGTAACGGACTGTAG
- a CDS encoding GAF domain-containing sensor histidine kinase translates to MENSSTTQPIQPNSERQESYSDVTFSLRQNEQQKALSGVIARIRESLDIETIFKITVTEVRRLLKSDRVSVFRFYPDLAWEGEFIYEDVATEWDSALTAKLRDHCFSEEFAELYQQGRIRAIADIYQVNASDCYIQILEKFQVRANITAPLIKGKDLWGLLCIHQCGSPRQWEASEIEFVQLIAEHLAVALQQSDFLEKVKLQSAELAQAKAREKAALWQKTVAITIEKIRQSLDLESIFHTTTAELRQLLNADRVAIYRFNPDWSGEFVFESVAEGWVSLIERQSQRPELKENVSVCSARDLANPPVADTYLQDTEGGSFTQCEVYRICNDIYNSGFSDCYVKILEIYQARAYAIIAIYHGQKLWGMLAAYQNAGCRDWQKDEVYLLTQVGTQLGVALQQAEFIQQMQIQAADISKAAERQRALAHTVEKIRQSLEIEAIFKTTTQEVRRLLEVERVAIYRFYPDWSGEFVADSIVDGWTPMVKPQPVTEGVLVQGKQAGKYARNEVFVPISQGEKLWGLLVAYQNSQPRYWQDEEINLLAQVGVQLGVALQQAESLTKMQVQAQKLAKAAERERKAAERQKALAATVEKIRHSLDIDTIFATSTEEVRRLLEVDRVTIYRFRADWSGEFVAESLAQGWTPVKKIVPAMSTTGYAYADDYLQKNQVGDFANGKTLVIKDIYSTDDSIPYVALIERMEARAYIIVPIFQGEKLWGLLAAYQNIQPRDWQEDEVDLLMQIGTQLGVGLQQAELLEQTQCQKEELTQTLKELQHTQSQLIQSEKMAGLGQLVAGVAHEINNPISFIYGNITYVTEHTENLFKLLRFYQKQYPKATGEIQKQAAAVDLDFISDDLPKILTSMKMGAERISQLVLSLRSFSRLDETGMKPVDLHEGIDSTLLILQHRLQPQTNSFAIEVVKEYGELPPVLCYAAQMNQVFMNILNNAIDALEKSATSRKIIDNPKICIRTEIIEGNTILIWIADNGCGIPEIVRSRIFEPFFTTKQPGQGTGLGLSISYQIIVEKHGGQLKYVSESGNGSEFCIQIPSKL, encoded by the coding sequence ATGGAAAACTCCTCTACTACTCAACCCATACAACCAAATTCAGAACGGCAAGAATCTTATTCAGACGTGACATTCTCCTTGCGTCAGAATGAGCAACAAAAAGCCTTATCTGGGGTTATTGCCCGTATTCGGGAGTCTCTAGACATAGAAACTATCTTCAAAATTACAGTCACTGAAGTTCGCCGACTTCTGAAAAGCGATCGGGTTAGCGTGTTTCGTTTTTATCCTGATTTGGCATGGGAAGGAGAATTTATCTATGAAGATGTGGCAACAGAATGGGATTCGGCATTAACAGCCAAACTGCGCGACCACTGCTTTAGTGAGGAGTTCGCAGAATTATATCAGCAAGGTCGGATTAGAGCAATAGCTGATATTTATCAAGTTAATGCCAGTGATTGCTACATCCAGATTCTGGAAAAATTCCAAGTACGTGCCAATATAACTGCCCCCTTGATCAAAGGTAAAGATTTATGGGGATTGTTGTGTATTCATCAGTGTGGTAGTCCTCGACAATGGGAAGCATCAGAAATTGAGTTTGTACAATTAATCGCCGAACATCTAGCAGTTGCCTTGCAGCAATCAGATTTCCTGGAAAAAGTCAAACTACAATCAGCAGAACTAGCACAAGCAAAAGCCAGAGAAAAAGCAGCCTTATGGCAGAAAACTGTAGCTATTACCATTGAAAAAATTCGTCAGTCCCTAGATTTGGAAAGTATTTTCCACACAACCACTGCAGAACTTAGGCAGCTGCTAAATGCCGATCGCGTGGCTATTTATCGCTTCAATCCCGATTGGAGTGGTGAATTCGTGTTTGAATCAGTGGCAGAGGGTTGGGTTTCCCTCATAGAGAGACAGTCGCAACGGCCGGAATTGAAAGAGAACGTCAGCGTATGTAGCGCTAGAGATTTAGCTAACCCCCCAGTCGCTGATACCTATTTACAAGATACAGAGGGTGGCAGCTTCACTCAGTGTGAAGTGTACCGAATTTGTAATGATATTTACAATTCAGGCTTTAGTGACTGCTACGTTAAAATTTTAGAGATTTATCAAGCAAGAGCTTATGCGATTATTGCCATTTACCACGGTCAGAAACTCTGGGGCATGCTAGCAGCGTACCAAAATGCTGGATGTCGTGATTGGCAAAAAGATGAGGTTTACTTGCTTACCCAAGTGGGCACCCAACTAGGTGTGGCTTTGCAGCAAGCAGAATTTATCCAACAAATGCAAATCCAAGCAGCAGATATCAGTAAAGCTGCTGAAAGGCAAAGGGCGTTGGCACACACGGTAGAAAAAATTCGTCAGTCTCTTGAGATTGAAGCCATATTTAAAACCACTACTCAAGAAGTTCGTCGGCTATTAGAAGTGGAACGAGTCGCAATTTATCGCTTCTATCCTGATTGGAGTGGAGAATTTGTGGCTGATTCCATTGTTGATGGCTGGACACCAATGGTTAAGCCGCAGCCAGTCACAGAAGGCGTTCTTGTTCAAGGGAAACAAGCGGGTAAGTATGCACGTAATGAAGTTTTTGTACCAATTTCTCAGGGCGAAAAACTGTGGGGATTGCTAGTAGCTTATCAAAACTCCCAGCCTCGTTATTGGCAAGATGAAGAAATCAACTTGCTGGCACAAGTTGGCGTTCAATTGGGGGTAGCATTACAGCAAGCTGAATCCTTGACAAAGATGCAGGTGCAAGCCCAAAAACTGGCTAAAGCCGCCGAACGGGAACGGAAAGCAGCCGAAAGACAGAAGGCCCTAGCCGCAACGGTGGAGAAAATTCGCCACTCTCTTGATATTGACACCATTTTTGCTACTAGTACAGAAGAAGTCCGACGGTTATTAGAAGTTGACCGAGTGACAATCTATCGATTCCGAGCTGATTGGAGTGGCGAATTTGTTGCTGAGTCTTTAGCCCAAGGTTGGACACCAGTAAAAAAAATTGTACCTGCGATGTCTACGACGGGCTATGCCTACGCAGATGATTACTTGCAAAAAAACCAAGTAGGAGACTTTGCTAATGGTAAAACTCTGGTCATTAAGGATATTTACAGCACAGATGATTCTATTCCTTATGTTGCCTTAATTGAACGAATGGAGGCTAGGGCATATATCATTGTGCCGATTTTTCAGGGTGAGAAACTTTGGGGATTACTAGCAGCTTATCAAAATATTCAACCCCGTGATTGGCAAGAAGATGAGGTAGATTTGCTGATGCAGATCGGTACTCAGTTAGGGGTAGGACTTCAGCAAGCGGAATTACTCGAACAAACTCAATGTCAAAAAGAAGAGCTGACCCAGACTCTTAAAGAATTACAGCATACTCAGAGCCAGTTAATTCAAAGTGAGAAAATGGCAGGCTTAGGGCAGTTAGTTGCTGGTGTAGCACATGAAATTAATAACCCGATTAGTTTCATTTATGGCAACATCACTTATGTTACTGAACATACCGAAAATTTATTTAAATTACTGCGCTTTTATCAGAAACAATATCCTAAAGCAACAGGGGAAATTCAAAAGCAAGCAGCAGCAGTGGATTTAGATTTTATTAGCGATGACTTGCCCAAAATTCTGACTTCAATGAAGATGGGGGCAGAGCGGATCTCTCAATTAGTCTTGTCGTTACGAAGTTTTTCTCGACTTGATGAAACAGGAATGAAACCCGTTGACCTTCATGAAGGCATCGATAGTACTTTGCTAATTTTACAACATCGACTTCAACCACAAACTAATTCTTTTGCTATTGAGGTAGTTAAGGAATATGGTGAATTGCCCCCAGTACTCTGCTATGCAGCCCAGATGAATCAGGTGTTTATGAATATTCTCAACAATGCGATCGATGCACTGGAAAAATCAGCAACTAGTAGAAAAATAATTGACAATCCTAAAATTTGCATACGTACAGAAATCATAGAAGGGAATACTATTCTGATTTGGATTGCTGACAATGGTTGTGGGATTCCAGAGATTGTGCGATCGCGCATTTTTGAACCTTTCTTTACCACCAAACAACCTGGACAAGGCACTGGTTTAGGGTTATCTATTAGCTACCAAATTATTGTGGAAAAACACGGCGGCCAACTCAAGTATGTTTCTGAATCTGGTAACGGCTCTGAGTTCTGTATCCAAATTCCCAGCAAACTGTGA